TAAAAATCGGGTTTTAAAACCCCGGGTAATTATAAGTGTTCCTTACGGCACCACTCAGGTGGAAAAAAGGGCCGTAATTGAAGCTGCACGACAAGGAGGCGCAAAAGAGGTTTTTTTGGTAGAAGAGCCTTTGGCAGCAGCCATTGGGGCAGGACTCCCCGTTGAGGAACCGGTGGGCAGCATGATCGTTAATATCGGAGGCGGCACTACCGAAATCGCGGTCATTGCCCTGGGCGGAATTGTCAGGGGAGTTTCCGTCAGAAGCGGCGGCGACGCCCTAAACAGATCCATAGTGGAATATATGCGCAAAAATTACAGAATTGAAATAGGAGAACGGACCGGGGAGAACATCAAAATTCAAATCGGGTATGCTACCGACCCCGACCCGGCTGCTATAATGGAGGTTAAAGGCATCAATTTAAGAACAGGTCTACCCGCTGCTATCGAAATTAAAGCGGAAGAGGTTTCCCAGGCCATGGAAGAGCCGCTAAGCAACATGCTTACCGGCATCAAACGCATCTATGAAAAAACCCCTCCCCAACTGGCTTCTGACATTATCGATACGGGTATTACCTTAACAGGGGGAGGAGCGTTGCTGAAAAACATAGACCAACTTATCAGCCAAGAAATGAATTTACCGGTTACCATAGCTGAGGACCCCATGGCCTGCGTGGCTATCGGTACCGGTAAGATAATCAGTCAAATGAATAATTTAACCAGGCTGGCTCTGTATCATGCCTGAGAGCAGTTGTTAGTTGTTGGTTGTAAGCGCTCTTGGCGATAGTCTTTGGAGCAGTGGACACATGGGATATAATTTTAAGTAAGACAGCCTAAAGCGGTGGGTAACACCACCGCTTTAATTTTTACATTGATTCATTCTCTGCCAGAACAGGTCCTTTGGCATATTTGGCCGTTTTAAACATGAACAGCAATAATGCTAAAGCCGCTGCCACCAGGCCTACCGGGTAGGAAATGCCGGTTGGCAATGCAAATCCTTCAGGAGCCTGGAAGATATAGGTGATGGAAACAGCCGTCATAAAGGTAGCGGGGACAGTGGCAATCCAATGGTTACGACCATGCTTAGCC
This region of Zhaonella formicivorans genomic DNA includes:
- a CDS encoding rod shape-determining protein, producing MLGLKIKAPWNFGPVRDLGIDLGTANTLVYAKGKGIVLREPSVVAVDLNTNTILAVGSDARDMLGRTPSNIVAIRPLREGAIADFETTRKMINYFIEKVLGKNRVLKPRVIISVPYGTTQVEKRAVIEAARQGGAKEVFLVEEPLAAAIGAGLPVEEPVGSMIVNIGGGTTEIAVIALGGIVRGVSVRSGGDALNRSIVEYMRKNYRIEIGERTGENIKIQIGYATDPDPAAIMEVKGINLRTGLPAAIEIKAEEVSQAMEEPLSNMLTGIKRIYEKTPPQLASDIIDTGITLTGGGALLKNIDQLISQEMNLPVTIAEDPMACVAIGTGKIISQMNNLTRLALYHA